The Novosphingobium terrae genome has a window encoding:
- the rpsR gene encoding 30S ribosomal protein S18: MARAFFRRRKSCPFSGKNAPKIDFKDVRLLQGFMSERGKIVPSRITAVSAKKQRELSQAIKRARHVGLLPYLVK; this comes from the coding sequence ATGGCTCGTGCATTTTTCCGTCGCCGCAAGTCCTGCCCGTTCTCGGGCAAGAATGCTCCCAAGATCGACTTCAAGGACGTGCGCCTGCTTCAGGGCTTCATGTCCGAGCGTGGCAAGATCGTGCCCAGCCGCATCACCGCCGTTTCTGCCAAGAAGCAGCGTGAGCTGAGCCAGGCCATCAAGCGCGCCCGCCACGTGGGCCTGCTGCCCTACCTCGTCAAGTAA
- the rpsF gene encoding 30S ribosomal protein S6 — protein sequence MALYEHVFLARQDLSQAQVDALAATATEIVESNNGKVTKTETWGLKGLAYKIKRNRKAHFVLLNIEAPAGVVAELERQTSINEDVIRFITVRVDEHEAGPSVQMRKNDRERSRRRDREEA from the coding sequence GTGGCTCTTTATGAGCACGTGTTCCTGGCTCGCCAGGACCTGAGCCAAGCGCAGGTTGATGCGCTGGCCGCCACCGCCACCGAGATCGTCGAGAGCAACAACGGCAAGGTCACCAAGACCGAGACCTGGGGCCTCAAGGGTCTGGCTTACAAGATCAAGCGCAACCGCAAGGCGCACTTCGTGCTGCTGAACATTGAAGCCCCCGCCGGCGTCGTCGCCGAGCTGGAGCGTCAGACCAGCATCAACGAAGACGTCATCCGCTTCATCACCGTCCGCGTTGACGAGCATGAAGCTGGTCCCAGCGTGCAGATGCGCAAGAACGACCGCGAGCGCAGCCGTCGCCGCGACCGCGAGGAGGCTTGA
- a CDS encoding glutamate ligase domain-containing protein → MTENSTLTSHPWFFCGIGGSGMLPLALILRGLGAEVAGSDRGRDQGRTPEKFSWLENLGFTLFPQDGSGITGAQQVLVASAAVEDTVPEMVRAKELGCPRMSRAQLLSELFNASAYRLAVGGTSGKSTVTGMIGWIMTALGRDPTIMNGAVMKNFRAPDAPFASARVGSGGLFVSEVDESDGSIALYRPSVAVLNNVSLDHKSLEELRALFGDFLARADVGVINLDDVETAALAGRAKKLVTFGIDSAEAEISVVPGSIVEGPTSISAQVIDTVGSNPTLSTTFNLSLKVPGRHNLANALAAIAAAKAAGIPVSDAVQALAGFEGLARRFDIVGTSPSGITVIDDFGHNPDKVSATLKTLKSHPGRIIAFFQPHGYGPLRQMGSELAQVFADLLDPEDHVILCDPVYFGGTVDRSEGSERIISLIAQGSASAPHARHIPTREACGEAMIALAQPGDRIVVMGARDDTLSLFATDLLKGLK, encoded by the coding sequence ATGACCGAGAACAGCACGCTCACCTCTCACCCATGGTTCTTCTGCGGCATCGGCGGATCGGGCATGCTGCCTCTGGCGCTGATCCTGCGAGGGTTGGGCGCTGAGGTGGCCGGTTCGGACCGGGGCCGCGATCAGGGGCGCACGCCGGAAAAATTCAGCTGGCTGGAAAACCTTGGCTTCACGCTATTCCCGCAGGATGGCAGCGGCATCACCGGCGCCCAGCAGGTGCTGGTCGCCTCCGCCGCCGTGGAGGACACCGTGCCGGAAATGGTGCGCGCCAAGGAACTGGGCTGCCCGCGCATGAGCCGGGCGCAGTTGCTCTCCGAACTGTTCAACGCCTCGGCCTATCGGCTCGCGGTGGGGGGCACCAGCGGCAAGAGCACGGTCACTGGTATGATCGGCTGGATCATGACCGCTCTGGGCCGTGACCCCACGATCATGAATGGCGCGGTGATGAAGAATTTCCGCGCGCCCGATGCGCCTTTCGCCAGCGCGCGGGTGGGCAGCGGCGGGCTGTTCGTGTCCGAGGTGGATGAGAGTGACGGCTCCATCGCGCTCTATCGCCCGAGTGTGGCGGTACTGAACAATGTCAGCCTCGACCACAAGAGTCTGGAGGAACTGCGCGCTCTGTTCGGCGATTTTCTGGCGCGAGCCGATGTGGGCGTGATCAATCTGGACGATGTCGAGACGGCGGCGTTGGCGGGGCGTGCGAAAAAGCTGGTCACCTTCGGGATCGACAGCGCCGAGGCCGAGATCAGCGTGGTGCCCGGCAGCATCGTTGAAGGGCCGACCAGCATTTCTGCGCAGGTGATCGACACCGTGGGTTCGAATCCCACCCTGTCCACCACATTCAACCTCTCGCTGAAAGTGCCCGGTCGCCACAACCTCGCCAATGCCCTTGCTGCCATCGCCGCCGCGAAGGCTGCAGGCATACCCGTCAGCGATGCCGTTCAGGCGCTGGCTGGTTTCGAGGGCCTTGCCCGTCGTTTCGATATCGTCGGCACCTCGCCCTCGGGCATCACCGTGATCGACGATTTCGGCCATAATCCGGACAAGGTCTCGGCCACGCTCAAGACGCTCAAGAGCCACCCCGGGCGCATCATCGCCTTCTTCCAGCCTCACGGCTATGGCCCGCTTCGCCAGATGGGCTCGGAACTGGCACAGGTCTTCGCCGACCTGCTCGATCCCGAAGATCACGTCATCCTCTGCGATCCGGTCTATTTCGGCGGCACGGTGGATCGCTCGGAAGGCTCCGAACGCATCATCAGCCTGATTGCGCAGGGCAGCGCTTCCGCGCCTCACGCCCGGCATATCCCGACTCGCGAAGCTTGCGGTGAGGCCATGATCGCCCTCGCGCAGCCCGGAGATCGAATCGTGGTGATGGGCGCCCGGGACGATACGCTCAGCCTGTTCGCCACCGATCTGTTAAAGGGGTTGAAGTAA